A single region of the Ziziphus jujuba cultivar Dongzao chromosome 10, ASM3175591v1 genome encodes:
- the LOC107412516 gene encoding protein METHYLENE BLUE SENSITIVITY 1, translating into MTGKAKPKKHTAKEIASKVDAATTNRGGGKAGLADRSGHEKGGHAKYECPHCKVTAPDLKSMQIHHDARHPKIPFEEEKLVNLHSTHVAESSKPRPGVRGSFKK; encoded by the coding sequence ATGACAGGCAAGGCGAAGCCGAAGAAGCACACGGCGAAGGAGATTGCCTCGAAGGTCGACGCGGCGACCACGAACCGAGGAGGTGGAAAAGCCGGTCTTGCCGACCGATCGGGTCACGAGAAGGGTGGACACGCGAAGTATGAGTGCCCGCACTGCAAGGTCACCGCGCCGGACTTGAAATCAATGCAGATTCACCACGATGCTCGCCATCCCAAGATCCCTTTTGAGGAAGAAAAGCTCGTCAACCTCCATTCCACCCATGTGGCTGAATCTTCTAAGCCCCGCCCTGGTGTTCGTGGAAGCTTCaagaagtga
- the LOC107412514 gene encoding tyrosine-protein phosphatase DSP5 — translation MLFFFFFLFFQTPALLIPHTHTKTDLIFLQTRSHTHRERERERERTEKTKSFFFFILFLEEGMGLILEEEENDEVLMPPTNFSMVEEGIFRSGFPQPANFSFLQTLNLRSIIYLCFEPYPEENLEFLRSNNIKLFQFGIEGKTESPISIPEETIMDALRVLIDVRNHPVLIHCKRGKHRTGCLVGCLRKLQNWCLASAFEEYQRFAGLKSRVTDLRFIEKFDVACLRQCLYSIIYQYQGYGSKKRRLLYSEENLQKPQITSV, via the exons atgctcttcttcttcttcttcttgttttttcaaACACCAGCATTACTTATtccccacacacacacaaaaaccgATTTGATATTCTTACAAACTCGAAGCcacacacacagagagagagagagagagagagagagaacagaaaaaacaaaaagcttttttttttttattttgtttttagaaGAAGGAATGGGGTTGatattggaagaggaagaaaacgACGAAGTTTTGATGCCTCCGACGAATTTCTCGATGGTCGAAGAAGGCATTTTCAGATCGGGTTTCCCTCAACCCGCCAATTTTTCCTTCCTTCAAACCCTTAATCTGCGATCCATCAT ATATTTGTGTTTCGAGCCCTATCCGGAGGAGAATTTGGAGTTTCTTCGTTCTAATAATATCAAGCTCTTTCAATTTGGAATCGAGGGGAAGACC GAGTCTCCTATATCTATCCCCGAGGAGACTATCATGGACGCTTTGAGAGTCTTAATTG ATGTGAGAAATCATCCAGTCTTGATCCATTGCAAGCGTGGAAAG CATCGCACTGGTTGTCTTGTTGGTTGCCTGAGAAAATTGCAGAATTGGTGTCTGGCTTCTGCGTTTGAGGAGTACCAGCGATTTGCCGGCTTGAAATCGAGGGTAACAGATTTGAGATTTATAGAGAAATTTGACGTGGCATGCTTGAGGCAGTGCCTTTACAGCATTATTTACCAGTATCAAGGTTATGGTTCCAAAAAGAGGAGGCTGCTGTACAGCGAAGAAAACTTGCAGAAGCCCCAAATAACATCAGTTTAG